A region from the Beduinella massiliensis genome encodes:
- a CDS encoding M20/M25/M40 family metallo-hydrolase, with product MKTTLAEAKEKLEQYVNLPSGSHDQADVNAFADVVQADFEALGMEVIRHPDECAGDTLECRAGTGKNELLLLGHMDTVFARGENWPFRLEGDKAFGPGSMDMKGGLLVMYFALKEVLPALPNDAKIVCVLNADEEIGSQSSHALIEAHAKQAFVALSFEPVRPSGALVAQRKGVISFHIRCTGQRGHAGSAYLECASAIEQICSVVNALYTLRDDARSISINVGRIEGGSGENIIADEANAYCELRFFDPAYQDELLAKVREICDRPGIQGTTTELHVGASHPPFKANDKSARLLEMARQVAEMQGRTIKAESTGGAGDIAFAGLQGIAALDGLGIAGFHAHAKAEYALMSSLLPNAQIAAELMRALLLHPERVM from the coding sequence ATGAAGACGACGCTGGCGGAAGCGAAGGAAAAGCTGGAGCAGTACGTCAACCTGCCTAGCGGGAGTCATGATCAAGCAGATGTGAACGCCTTTGCGGATGTCGTACAGGCCGACTTTGAGGCGTTGGGCATGGAGGTCATCCGGCATCCCGACGAATGCGCAGGGGATACGCTGGAATGCCGCGCAGGCACAGGCAAGAACGAGCTATTGCTGCTCGGGCATATGGATACCGTGTTTGCGCGCGGGGAGAACTGGCCTTTTCGGCTGGAAGGGGATAAGGCATTCGGTCCCGGCTCGATGGATATGAAAGGCGGACTGCTCGTCATGTATTTCGCGCTCAAAGAGGTGCTGCCGGCCCTCCCGAACGACGCGAAAATCGTCTGTGTGCTCAACGCGGACGAAGAAATCGGTTCACAGAGCAGCCATGCGTTGATCGAGGCGCATGCGAAGCAGGCCTTTGTTGCGCTTAGCTTTGAACCGGTACGGCCCAGCGGTGCGCTCGTGGCACAACGAAAAGGCGTCATATCGTTTCACATTCGCTGTACAGGACAAAGAGGACACGCGGGTTCCGCTTACCTTGAGTGCGCAAGCGCAATCGAGCAGATTTGCAGCGTGGTAAATGCTTTGTATACCCTGCGGGACGACGCCCGCAGCATCTCCATCAACGTCGGCAGAATTGAGGGCGGCAGCGGAGAGAATATCATCGCCGATGAAGCAAATGCTTACTGCGAGCTGCGATTTTTTGATCCGGCCTATCAGGATGAACTATTGGCGAAGGTACGGGAGATTTGCGACCGCCCGGGGATCCAGGGTACGACGACGGAACTGCACGTCGGCGCGAGCCATCCCCCCTTCAAGGCCAATGATAAAAGCGCACGACTGCTCGAAATGGCCCGGCAAGTTGCTGAAATGCAGGGGCGCACGATAAAGGCGGAATCGACCGGCGGCGCTGGAGACATCGCGTTTGCCGGACTGCAGGGCATTGCGGCGCTAGATGGTCTGGGTATAGCCGGATTTCACGCGCACGCCAAAGCAGAATATGCGCTCATGTCGTCGCTGCTTCCGAATGCGCAGATTGCTGCGGAGCTGATGCGAGCGCTTCTTCTGCATCCGGAGCGGGTAATGTAG
- a CDS encoding methyltransferase domain-containing protein → MHWNADLYDGKHRFVSDYGSQMLGKLCLKPGMRVLDLGCGTGILTKRIADLGADVLGVDASESMIDTARRNYPELSFLRADATRLTFDREFDAVFSNAVFHWIADQPALLRCVQAALKPGGRIVCEFGAAGCLDSVYTSFARQCLRLGYRYESAFYFPTAETYRQLLETAGLTVDEIFEYDRPTPLEAGRKGLSNLVCQFLADDVSKLSENQRRQLFEGMEAELESTLWDGERWIADYRRLQFAAHRA, encoded by the coding sequence ATGCATTGGAACGCCGATTTATATGATGGAAAGCATCGCTTCGTATCCGATTACGGCAGTCAGATGCTGGGAAAACTGTGTTTAAAGCCGGGCATGCGCGTGTTGGATCTCGGCTGCGGGACGGGAATTCTAACAAAACGCATCGCCGATCTCGGGGCGGACGTCCTGGGCGTGGATGCTTCTGAGTCGATGATCGATACGGCCAGACGCAATTATCCAGAGCTTTCGTTCCTGCGCGCGGACGCGACGCGCCTCACGTTTGATCGGGAATTTGACGCGGTGTTTTCCAATGCGGTGTTTCACTGGATCGCCGATCAACCGGCGCTGCTGCGGTGCGTACAAGCCGCGCTCAAGCCGGGCGGCCGAATCGTCTGCGAATTTGGCGCGGCCGGTTGCCTCGACTCGGTCTATACGTCGTTCGCGCGTCAATGCCTGCGCCTGGGGTACCGTTATGAATCGGCTTTTTATTTCCCGACGGCGGAGACGTACCGGCAGTTGCTGGAGACGGCGGGCCTGACGGTCGATGAAATCTTTGAATACGACCGCCCGACGCCGCTGGAGGCTGGCCGGAAGGGGCTTTCCAACCTGGTATGCCAGTTCCTTGCGGACGACGTCTCGAAGCTTTCTGAGAATCAGCGCAGGCAGCTTTTTGAGGGCATGGAGGCGGAGCTTGAATCCACCCTTTGGGATGGGGAGCGCTGGATCGCCGATTACCGCAGGCTTCAGTTCGCGGCGCACCGGGCTTAG
- a CDS encoding DEAD/DEAH box helicase: protein MAEEKAVHPLAEMDISVEVQKAFTAMGFRELTPIQARCIPMMMQGHDVIAIAPTGTGKTLGFGIPMLEYVNLRDDRVQEVVLAPTRELAQQIAEELRNLARFIPEVRIAIIYGGQPISKQITALKRRPQILVATPGRLLDHMQRGNISLSCVHTLVLDEADEMLKMGFVKDVCRIIESTQPDRELVMFSATTNQDVMTISWKYQQEPVEIVVEATRENRPQISQYVIESTRQDKYDHLLYLLDSDHYKRAMIFCNTKDMTDRLCMRLQKAGYSAECLHGDIRQSQRDKVMTGFRKGRFEFLVATDIAARGIDVDDVEAVFNYDLPEKDEYYVHRIGRTGRAKKKGVSFSFIDFRESVRLDEIMKYVHSKPTMLGFDEYGTLCYKESGEPFFEDM, encoded by the coding sequence GTGGCCGAAGAAAAAGCCGTTCATCCGCTTGCGGAGATGGACATAAGTGTTGAGGTTCAAAAGGCATTTACCGCCATGGGCTTTCGGGAGCTGACGCCGATTCAGGCGCGCTGTATTCCGATGATGATGCAGGGGCATGACGTCATCGCCATCGCGCCGACCGGGACGGGGAAGACGCTGGGGTTCGGTATCCCCATGCTCGAATACGTCAACCTGCGCGACGACCGCGTGCAGGAGGTCGTGCTCGCACCGACCCGCGAGCTCGCGCAGCAGATTGCGGAGGAGCTGCGCAACCTGGCGCGCTTTATTCCCGAGGTGCGCATCGCGATTATCTACGGCGGTCAGCCGATTTCCAAGCAGATTACTGCCTTGAAACGCCGTCCGCAGATCTTGGTGGCGACGCCCGGGCGGCTGCTCGACCATATGCAGCGCGGCAATATCAGCCTTTCGTGCGTGCACACGCTGGTGCTCGACGAGGCGGACGAGATGCTCAAGATGGGCTTCGTCAAGGATGTATGCCGTATCATCGAATCGACACAGCCGGACAGGGAGCTGGTGATGTTCAGCGCGACGACCAATCAGGACGTCATGACGATCTCTTGGAAATACCAGCAGGAGCCGGTCGAGATCGTCGTGGAGGCGACACGTGAGAACCGGCCGCAGATTTCGCAGTACGTCATCGAGTCCACGCGGCAGGACAAGTACGACCACCTTCTGTACCTGCTCGATTCGGATCACTACAAGCGCGCGATGATCTTCTGCAACACGAAGGACATGACGGACAGGCTGTGCATGCGTCTGCAAAAGGCAGGATACAGCGCGGAATGCCTGCATGGCGATATCCGTCAAAGCCAGCGAGACAAGGTGATGACGGGTTTTCGCAAGGGACGGTTTGAATTCCTCGTTGCGACCGACATTGCGGCGCGCGGGATCGATGTGGACGACGTGGAGGCGGTTTTTAATTACGACCTGCCTGAAAAGGACGAATACTATGTCCATCGAATCGGCCGCACCGGCCGTGCGAAAAAGAAGGGCGTCAGTTTTTCGTTCATCGATTTTCGCGAAAGCGTGCGGCTCGATGAGATCATGAAGTACGTCCACTCCAAGCCCACGATGCTTGGCTTTGATGAATACGGAACGCTTTGCTACAAGGAATCGGGAGAGCCGTTTTTTGAGGACATGTGA
- a CDS encoding transporter substrate-binding domain-containing protein has product MKKILGILLAMCMLTTLATSAMADKLDDIKAKGKLVVGSQVSFAPFEFYFPDENGQEYAAGFEMELARQIAADLGVELEIADQQFAGLITALMAGDVDLAIAGMTATDERRLAVDFSDTYYVGEQPVLVREEDLEKYKTYEDIKGKVVGAQTGSIQQSIAEEQFPECELLLLPMIPTLLMELKNGNVEGVICSKLVAMSYMNVYPGLAFSEIPVESNKNGVGVAIAKGEENAALLAAVNETIARVKADGTYDGWVEKACAQQAELELSQK; this is encoded by the coding sequence ATGAAAAAGATTCTGGGGATTTTGCTCGCGATGTGCATGCTTACGACGCTTGCAACGTCGGCAATGGCCGACAAGCTGGACGACATCAAGGCCAAAGGGAAGCTGGTGGTAGGGTCACAGGTCAGCTTTGCGCCGTTTGAATTCTACTTTCCCGATGAAAATGGGCAGGAATATGCCGCGGGTTTTGAGATGGAGCTGGCCCGTCAGATTGCGGCGGATCTGGGCGTGGAGCTCGAAATCGCTGACCAGCAGTTCGCGGGCCTGATCACGGCGCTGATGGCCGGGGATGTGGACCTTGCGATCGCGGGCATGACGGCGACGGACGAACGCCGTCTGGCGGTGGACTTCTCCGATACGTATTACGTCGGCGAACAGCCGGTTCTCGTTCGCGAGGAGGATCTGGAGAAATATAAGACCTACGAGGACATCAAGGGAAAGGTGGTCGGCGCGCAGACCGGCTCGATTCAGCAGAGCATCGCGGAAGAACAATTCCCCGAATGCGAGCTGTTGCTGCTGCCGATGATCCCGACGCTGCTGATGGAGCTTAAAAACGGCAACGTCGAAGGCGTAATCTGTTCCAAGCTCGTCGCGATGAGCTACATGAACGTCTATCCTGGGCTGGCGTTTAGCGAGATCCCGGTCGAATCCAACAAGAACGGCGTCGGCGTCGCGATTGCCAAGGGTGAGGAGAACGCCGCGCTGCTCGCGGCCGTCAACGAAACGATCGCCCGCGTGAAGGCGGACGGCACTTACGACGGCTGGGTGGAAAAGGCGTGCGCGCAACAGGCGGAGCTGGAGCTCAGCCAGAAGTAA
- a CDS encoding amino acid ABC transporter ATP-binding protein, translating into MQTVKKGEVLLSVKGLEKQFGTLGVLKGVDVDIHSGEVVVVIGPSGSGKSTFLRCLNLLEEPTGGDVIFEGVSTRQAGKNINHLRERMGMVFQQFNLFSHLSVQENICIAPMKVKKVPREKAEERALELLERVGLADKARAYPSQLSGGQRQRVAIVRALAMDPDVMLFDEPTSALDPEMVGEVLDVMKRLADDGMTMVVVTHEMGFAREVGDRVLFMDEGIIMEQGTPQEIFGGAQNPRTQDFLRKVL; encoded by the coding sequence GTGCAGACCGTTAAAAAGGGTGAGGTGCTCTTGTCCGTAAAAGGGCTTGAAAAGCAATTCGGGACGCTGGGCGTGCTCAAGGGTGTGGACGTCGATATCCATTCAGGCGAGGTGGTCGTGGTGATCGGCCCTTCCGGCAGCGGTAAATCGACCTTTCTGCGCTGTCTGAATCTCCTGGAGGAACCGACGGGTGGAGACGTCATCTTTGAGGGGGTCAGCACGAGACAGGCTGGAAAGAACATCAACCACTTGCGCGAACGCATGGGCATGGTGTTTCAGCAGTTCAACCTGTTTTCGCACCTGTCGGTTCAGGAGAATATCTGTATTGCGCCGATGAAGGTCAAAAAGGTGCCTCGGGAGAAGGCGGAAGAGCGGGCATTGGAATTGCTGGAACGCGTTGGACTGGCGGACAAGGCGAGGGCGTACCCGAGCCAGCTTTCCGGAGGGCAGCGACAGCGCGTCGCAATCGTCCGGGCGCTGGCAATGGACCCGGACGTCATGCTGTTCGACGAGCCGACGAGCGCCCTCGATCCCGAAATGGTCGGGGAGGTGTTGGACGTCATGAAAAGGCTGGCGGATGACGGCATGACGATGGTCGTCGTGACACATGAAATGGGATTTGCGCGCGAGGTGGGCGACCGTGTGCTCTTCATGGACGAGGGAATCATCATGGAGCAGGGCACGCCACAGGAGATTTTCGGCGGGGCACAAAATCCGCGTACACAGGATTTCCTGCGCAAGGTTTTATAA
- a CDS encoding amino acid ABC transporter permease, which yields MFSLETLWTILSTKLPVFMQGAVVTVELAAWTVVGGSLLGIVVALLRMSRIRVIRFLSTAYVEFLRGTPMLVQVLIVYYGLPQMGIKLPRMTAGIMALIINSGAYMAEIVRSGIQAIDGGQNEAARSLGMTSAQTMLYIILPQALKNILPAIGNEFVVIIKESSILYTIGIYELTYQANKLASTNFHYLETLTISALIYFVLTFTTSRVLGLLERRMSRADR from the coding sequence ATGTTTTCATTGGAGACCCTGTGGACCATCCTATCGACCAAGCTGCCCGTGTTTATGCAGGGCGCCGTGGTGACCGTGGAGCTCGCTGCCTGGACGGTGGTGGGCGGTTCGCTTCTCGGCATCGTGGTCGCGCTTCTGCGCATGAGCCGCATTCGCGTGATTCGTTTTCTTTCCACCGCCTACGTCGAATTCCTGCGCGGCACGCCGATGCTGGTGCAGGTGCTGATCGTGTATTACGGACTGCCGCAGATGGGCATCAAGCTGCCGCGCATGACGGCGGGCATCATGGCGCTCATCATCAACAGCGGCGCGTATATGGCTGAAATCGTTCGTTCGGGCATACAGGCGATCGATGGCGGACAGAATGAGGCGGCGCGTTCGCTCGGCATGACCTCGGCCCAAACCATGCTTTACATCATCCTGCCGCAGGCGCTCAAGAACATCCTGCCCGCCATCGGCAATGAGTTCGTCGTCATCATCAAGGAATCATCCATTCTGTATACGATTGGCATCTATGAACTGACGTATCAGGCGAATAAGCTGGCTTCAACAAACTTTCACTACCTGGAGACGCTGACGATCTCGGCGCTGATATACTTTGTGTTGACCTTTACGACCAGCCGGGTGCTTGGACTGCTGGAGAGGAGGATGAGCCGTGCAGACCGTTAA